CTGCGCCTGCCGCTGGCGTTGAGCATCGGCTACGGCATGGTGCATCTGATTCACCCGTCGCAAGGCTATTGGATCATCCTCACCACGCTGTTCGTCTGCCAGCCGAACTACGGCGCCACCCGGCGCAAACTCGGCCAGCGAATTCTCGGCACCGCCATCGGCCTGACCATCGCCTGGGCGCTTTTCGATCTGTTCCCGAGCCCGCTGGTGCAGTCGTGTTTCGCCATCGCTGCCGGCGTGGTGTTCTTTACCAACCGCACCACCCGCTACACCGTGGCGACCGCCGCGATCACGATCATGGTGCTGTTCTGCTTCAACCAGGTCGGTGACGGCTACGGGCTGTTTGTGCCGCGCCTGTTCGATACCCTGCTCGGCAGCCTGATCGCCGGTCTCACGGTGATCCTGTTCCTGCCGGACTGGCAGGGTCGGCGCCTGAACAAGGTGCTGGCCAACACCCTGACCTGCAACAGCATCTACCTGCGCCAGATCATGCAGCAATACGCCGCCGGCAAGAGCGACGACCTCGCCTATCGACTCGCCCGCCGCAACGCGCACAACGCCGACGCGGCGCTGTCGACCACGCTGGCAAACATGCTGATGGAGCCGGGGCACTTCCGGAAAGAGGCCGACGTCGGCTTCCGTTTCCTGGTGCTGTCGCACACGCTGCTCAGCTATCTCTCAGGCCTAGGTGCGCACCGGGAAACCCAGCTGCCGGCGGAGGTGCGTGAGCATCTGATCGATGGCGCCGGGGTGAAACTCGCCACCAGCATCGACGAAATTGCTCAGGGGTTGTCGAGCAAACAGCCGATTGCGATTCAAAGCGATGAGGAAGAGGCGCTGGCCAATGAGCTTGAGCAGATGGCGGACGAGATCGACGAAGGCCAGCGACTGGTACAGACGCAACTGGCGTTGATCTGCCGCCAGCTCGGTCCGTTGCGGACGCTGGCGGCGCACTTGATCAAAGACACGGCCGAGGATTGAGTTGGCCAAGCAGGCCTCTTCGCGGGCAAGCCCGCTCCCACAAGTTGTCTGGTGTATTCAAATTGTTGTTTCACACCGGACACTGTGGGAGCGGGCTTGCCCGCGAAATCGCCAGTTCGTGCACTAAAAATCCTTCAGGCTACATGCCGTGCTGCCTGAGCAGCTTGTCATAGCTGCCATCGGCTTTCATCGACGCAATCGCTTTGTCGAACCCGGCCACGATCTGTTCGTGCTCCGGGTTCTTCAGGCTGACCAGAATGTGCAGGCTGTTCTCGCTCAGCGGCTTGGGCAGGAACTCCACGGCGTTGCGCACTTTTGGTGATTCACGGGCGAGGTAATAGCGGGCGACGTATTCATCTTCAAGGGTCAGCTTGACCCGATCTGCCGCCAGCATACGCACCGCCATGGCGAAGTTATGCACAGGGACCTTCTGCAACGCCGTGTCGGCATCGAACGGCGCCGAATAGGCGTAGCCGCGAACCACCGCAATCGGATAGGTGTGCAGTTCCTGCAGGTTGTTGTATTCGATGGGCGTGTCTTTGCGCTTGAGGAAACGCACGCGGTTGAGCAAATACTCGTCGGAAAACTGCCCCAGCTTCGTGCGATCGTCGTTGTACCAGGCGTTGACCAGCACGTCGTAACGCCCCTCGCCAACCCCGAGCAGGGCCCGCGCCCACGGCACTTGTTCGTAATCGCTGGCATAGCCGGCCCGGGCCAGGGCCGTGCTGACAATGTCCGTGGCCAATCCACCGTTGACCAGCGTGTCATCGGTAAACGGCGGCCAGACGTCGAAGACCAGACGCAACTTCTCCGCTGCAGCGCTTTGACCCAGCAACAGCAATCCGATCAAAGCCAACGCTCGATGCAATCGCGGCATGCTTGAAAATCCTTAGCGGGCGGGCCGCCCGGCGTGTTTTCAGTCAAAACCCCAAGGCCCCGTACCGGCGAATCCCAGGCCCTAACATTAGCTCATTGAAGCCATTGCACAGCGCTTCCCTGCAGATTACACAAAGAAGTCAGCAGCGCGAGAAAGGAATGATGGCATTTTGGCCTTCGTCACAGATTATTGCGCCATACAGACATATTTCGACGGGACGCTTAGTATCGGACGACGTTGTTCAAGGAATCGGAAGATGACAATCGAGTGGCTCTGCAAACATCACAGCGATCTGGGACTGGAGCAGCTGTACGCCATTTTGAAATTGCGCGGGGAGGTGTTCGTGGTCGAACAGCGCTGCGCGTACCTGGACCCGGACGGTCAGGATCTGGATAGCGATACCTGCCACCTGATGGGCTGGGACGGCGATCAACTGGTGGCGTACCTGCGCCTGCTGGACCCGGAATCCCAGGGCGGCGATGTGGTGATCGGCCGCGTACTGACGGCGCCTGCCGGGCGTGGCAAAGGGCTGGGGCATGAAATGATGGAGCAGGCGCTGAAACAGGCCGAGAAGCGCTGGCCTGAGGTGCCGATCTATCTCTCGGCCCAAGCGCATTTGCAGGGGTATTACGGGCGGTACGGGTTTGTCGTGGCGGGTGAGGAATATCTGGAGGATGACATTCCGCATATTGGTATGCGGCGGTCTTGAGCTATCGCTAGGCTGAAGATCGCCCCCTCACCCTAACCCTCTCCCAAAGGGAGAGGGGACTGATTGGGGAATATTCAGAAGATTCGCCGACGTGAGCGATCGCGGTTGAATCCATAATCGACTCGGTTTTTCAGGTCGATGTATAACGCCAGACACCTTAGTCGGCCCCTCTCCCTCCGGGAGAGGGCTGGGGTGAGGGCAACGATCTAAAGGTGAACACCCAACTTAGGGATATTCCAGAACAGCCTTGATCTGCCGCAAATTCCGTTCAATCCACCCCCGATCAATCGCCCCCCACTCGCGAATCCGGTAGCGCCCCGCATGGTTGCGCGCGCCCTCTTCCTGCTCGAACTCGCAAACAATATCCAGATCCGCCAGCGCCGCAATCGTGTCCTGCGCCGTGCGCCGGGGCATACCGGTGACTTCGGTCAGCGCCGGCACGCTGCTGGCCAGGCCACTGTCGATCAGGTATGCCACGTACAAGCGCCGGTAGAAACTGCTCTTGGTCTTGCTCACGTCCATGCATGCACTCCGCTGTTTGATTTTTTATTGCATGTCTCGCCAGGTCAGATACACCCGCAGGTCGAACTCGATCTGGTGATAGCCCGGCAGCATGTGATCACACAATTTGTAGAACGCCTTGTTGTGATCCGATTCCTTGAAGTGCGCCAGTTCGTGCACGACGATCATCTTCAGAAACTCAGGCGCGGCCTCCTTGAACAGCGAGGCGATGCGAATCTCTTTCTTGGCCTTGAGCTTGCCGCCCTGTACCCGCGACACCGTGGTGTGCAGACCGAGGGCGCGGTGGGTCAGGTCTAGACGGTTATCGAACAAAACCTTGTCGATGGCCGGGGCATTGCGCAGGTATTCCTGCTTCAAGTCGAGCGCGTAACCGTACAACGCCTTGTCGCTCTGCACATCGTGGCGGCCCGGATAGCGTTGGCTCAGGTAATCACCGAGGCGATTTTCGGCGATCAATTGGCGCACCTGATCCTGCAGATTCGCGGGATAGGCCTGGAGGTATTTCAACGCAGTCATGGGGCGGCACGGGTCATGAAAAGGTCGCCAGTGTAGCGAATTCAACCAGCCAACGCGCTCCAGTCGAACGGCTCGGCGAAGCGCGTGGCGTCCTCGGCGACCAACGGCCGCGCCACGAGGAAGCCTTGCACGTACTCGCAACCATGGGCTTGCAGCCATTGGTATTGCTCGACGGTTTCCACGCCTTCGGCAATCACCAGCAAACCGTATTCCTTGCACAGCTCGATGACGCTGCGCACCAGCGAGGCGTCCCGGGACGAGTCCGGGAGTCGGGCAATCAGGTGCCGATCGAGCTTCAGCGTATCCAGCTCCAGATCACGCAAATGCGACAGCGAGCAAGATCCGGAACCGAAATCATCCAGCGCCACCCGCACCCCGAGATTGCGCAGCAACCGCAATTGTTTGCGCGTCTCGTCGGGATTGACCGTCAGCGCCTCCTCGGTCACTTCCACTTCCATCTGATGCGGCTGCAAGCCATGGCGCTCCAGCACCTGGCGCAGCTCGGTCACCAGATTCGGCAAACCAAACTGGGTATTGCTCAGGCTCACCCCAAGCACCAGATCCTTGGAAAACTCGGACTCCCACGCCTTACGCTGCCCGGCGCTGCGATGATAGATCCAGCTGCCGAGCCGACTGATCAGCGTCGCCTCTTCCAGCAACGGCAGGAACAGCCCCGGCGGCACGTCGCCGACGCTCGGATGCTGCCAGCGCAGCAACGCCTCGAAACCGCGAATCCTGCCGTCACCGATCGCCACCTGCGGCTGATACACCAGATTGAAATCACGGTTCTCGATGGCGTTGCGCACGCTCTCTTCCAGCATCAGTCGTGAGCGCGCGCGACCGTTCATTTCGTGATCGTAGAAACGATATTGCTGACGCCCCGCGCGCTTGGCTTCGTACATGGCGATGTCCGAGGCGCGCATCAAACCGTCGAGGTTGCTGCCGCAATCCGGGTATGTGGCGATGCCGATACTGGCGCCGAGGGCGATGTCCATGCCTTCGATCTGCTGACAGATCGACACTCGCTCGATGAGCTTTTCGGCGATCTTCGCCGCTTGTTCGGGGAATTCCAGATCCAGCAGCGCGGTGAACTCGTCGCCGCCCATCCGCGCCAGAATGTCGAACGGACGCAGACAGGCCTTCAACTGCTCGGAAACCCAACGCAATACCCGGTCTCCGGCGTCATGACCGAGGGAATCGTTGACCCGTTTGAAACCGTCGAGATCGAGGTACATCAGCACCCAGCTGCTGTCCGTGCGCTCGCCGCGCAGCAGCAGGTTTTCCACAGTCTGGTAGAAACCTCTGCGGTTGAGCAGCCCGGTCAACGGATCGGTGACGGCTTGAAACTCCAACTGCTGATGCAGATGGCGGACCACCGACATGTCCAGCACCGTCACCACCATCGCGTGCTGTTCACTCGGCAACGGCGCGCAGGAGAGTGCCACCGGCACCTGCTGACCCGGCGCAGTACGCAGCAACGCGTCGTGTAAACGTAGCGTCTCCCCTCGTTTGTAACTGGCATAAAACTCGGAATCGGCCCACAGCGGAATGTGCGGTTTCTGCAAGTAATCGAGAAACTCCTGCCCCTCCAACTCCTTCACCGGCGCATTGAGCAACCGCGAGATCGCCGGGTTGGCGAAGCGGATCAAACCATCCTCGGCCAGTACCAGGATCCCCTCAGCCGCGTTATCCAGCACCGACGCATTGAAGGCCCGCGCCGACTCCAGATCCTGACTCAAGCGCTGCAAGGCCCGGCGATTGCGCTGGTGCTCCAGCAACGCCTGAACTTTTGGTTTGAGAATCTGTGGGTCGAAAGGTTTGAACAGGTAATCCACCGCACCGCTGGCATAGCCCTTGATCACGGCGTCCTGGGATTGTTCATTGGCGGTGAGGAATATGATCGGCGTCAGCCGCGTTCGCTGGCTGCCGCGCATCAGGCGTGCCACTTCATAGCCGTCCATTCCCGGCATCTGCACATCCAGCAGTACCAGGTCGACTTCGTGTTCAAGCAACAGACTGAGGGCTTCGAAACCGGATGCAGCGGTCATCACCTGCCAGTCCTGGCGCTGCAGCAACGCGCGCATGCTGATCAGATTTTCAGGGTAGTCATCAACGATCAAAAGGACTGAGCTGCCTTCACCTGGCGTGGGTTGCGCGCATTCCATGCTGCTTCTCTTGTCGGGACATCCAATCGGGACGCGGCCGGTTTCTCGTGAAAACCGTACAGTTACTGAGCCTTCACTCTAGTCCGGGATCTGAAAAAGCAGTAGCTGTCATCAGGCCATCATTTAACCAAACCGGTAACAAGCCGACTAACGGTCACCGCTGGAGGCCCCGAAAACCGGGAAAGATGGCATTTCGACAGGATGTTGACGCCAATCATCCGCCAGACGGCCGTTAACAAAAAATCCCTCTACGCTTATAAAGGCCGCCCCCAAGAACCGCGAGCTAGAGCTTCTGGCACGTGCGTGCAGCAAAAAGAGAGTGGAAGAACCGACATGATCGACCTCGCAACCTGGAACCTCAGCGTTCCCGTTGGCAGCCCGCCCTACACCGTCGAAACCTCCAAACTGGTGAACGGCTTCAAGGATCAGTACTTCCATTCCGACACCGGCACCCTGTTCTTCTGGTCCCCGGTGACCGGCTCGAAAACCGAAAACGCCATCTACCCGCGCACCGAACTGCGCGAAACCTACAGCAACGGAACATTGCGCAACTGGTACTACCCGGACGCCGACAACCTGCTGCGCGCGACCCTTTCGGTCAACAAGGTGCCCAGCTCCGGCAAGATCGTCATCGGCCAGATCCATGCGTATGAAAGCCAGAAGCCGATGCTCAAGCTTGAATACCAATACAAAGACAAAACCGAGACCGGCAACCTGGTGATCAAACTGCGCACCCATCCGGATCAGGACGAAAGCCGCGTCATCACCCTCGCCACCGGGATCAAACTCAATCGCGAATTCAACTACCTCATTCACCTGAGCCCCGGCGGCGCGCTGGGCGTGAGTGCGGCCGGGTATCAGTGGGATTCGCAGATCAGCGCGACTTGGCGTAACAAACCGCTGTATTTCAAGGCGGGCGTGTATGTGCAGGACAACACCGGGTACACCAGCGAAGGTGGGCAGGTGACGTTCTCAAAACTGGACATTGACCACGACAAATAACCTGTGGGAGCTGCGGTGCGACGATTCGACTTGCCAGCGAAGGCGCCAGTAGCAGCACCTGAATTAAACGGTCATGTTTAAACCCGGTCGGCGCAACTTCCCGAAGCCTACAACGGCTTGCGTCGCTGCCTACCGGTACGCCAGAATCCGCCGGCTTGTGCGCCTGGAGGGCCATCGGTAACTTGATTCGGGTCACTGATTCGCAGTGATCGGGTTTAGTAGCCCGCGTCATCTTTCCAAATGGCTGCACGAGCGTCATCCAGTCAGGCCAACGCCTGTACTCGATGGTGGCTGTGCGCATGGCGCCCTCGGGTGCGCCGGATTTGGATTGGTGTCCGGTCTACTAACTTGCGCACAGCTGCCACCCTTCCGTTTAGTAGCGAGATTGGTTGCGGCTCTACATAGAGGCATACCATTCCAATGTTCAAACCGACTCCAAATCCGCCGGAAACAGATCCGGTCTCACCCTACGAATCTCCCGATTCGAAAAAACTCAACGAAGCCGCCGAACGCGCCCTCGACCACTACCTCTGCCCCGGCGCCCGCATCATGGCCACGGTCAACGAACCCGACCCCATGTACTTCGCCAACCCCGCCTACAACACCGAATCCCTGCTGGCCAACGCCAGCGAAACCCTCGGCTCCGCCAGCGAAATGCTCAACAACTTCGCCGCCTCCCTAACCCCCGCCGACCGCAAAACCGCGATAGGCATTGCGCAGTTGGTAATGCTTGGAGAACTGGCGGTGAATCAGGCGCTGGATCACGTCGAAATAGCTAAATAAGGAGATTCTTAGGGTGAAAAACGGCAGTCAAATTCAGATTTGACTGCTGCTTTGTCCTAAAAATGACGGAGGTCCGTTAGAGACACTCACAGCCTTTTCAGGAAATTTGAATTTGTGGTGAAACACGCTGTATTTTCTTCGAGAAAACGCAACCTCAATCTAACCAGCTGATTTACATGGAAAAAACCTCATTTTTTTTTATGTAGCCATCAAACAATTAGCAAAGACAAGAAACGCCTTGAATTTTCTGAAAAAGGCTGTTAAATCACCTACTCGGGCGATTTTTGACGAAAAAATCCAAAAAACCCACCAGTACACGATAGAGAAATGAAAAGTGATCATAGACCTTACCATCAAGAATTTTAGGTCATTCAAGGACGAACAGCTTTTCAGCATGAATGTTGAAAATCCGAAATCTCATCTTTTGCAGAATATCGCAACAACTGAAAGTGAGCGCGTAAACATTCTAAAAACAGTTGGAATTTACGGCGCAAATGCATCAGGAAAGTCGAACTTATTACTAGCTTTTCTTGCTCTGCAATGGATAACGGATGACTCAGGGAGTTTAAAAGAGGGCGAGTCTATTCCGTGTTACGAACCGTATCTACTTTCAGACGAAGCAAAATCATCTCCAGTTTGCTTTGAGATTGAGTTCATTAACCATGATGATATTCGATATATATATTCCGTAACATA
The sequence above is a segment of the Pseudomonas sp. HS6 genome. Coding sequences within it:
- a CDS encoding ABC transporter substrate-binding protein; this encodes MPRLHRALALIGLLLLGQSAAAEKLRLVFDVWPPFTDDTLVNGGLATDIVSTALARAGYASDYEQVPWARALLGVGEGRYDVLVNAWYNDDRTKLGQFSDEYLLNRVRFLKRKDTPIEYNNLQELHTYPIAVVRGYAYSAPFDADTALQKVPVHNFAMAVRMLAADRVKLTLEDEYVARYYLARESPKVRNAVEFLPKPLSENSLHILVSLKNPEHEQIVAGFDKAIASMKADGSYDKLLRQHGM
- a CDS encoding GNAT family N-acetyltransferase, which encodes MTIEWLCKHHSDLGLEQLYAILKLRGEVFVVEQRCAYLDPDGQDLDSDTCHLMGWDGDQLVAYLRLLDPESQGGDVVIGRVLTAPAGRGKGLGHEMMEQALKQAEKRWPEVPIYLSAQAHLQGYYGRYGFVVAGEEYLEDDIPHIGMRRS
- a CDS encoding helix-turn-helix domain-containing protein, producing the protein MDVSKTKSSFYRRLYVAYLIDSGLASSVPALTEVTGMPRRTAQDTIAALADLDIVCEFEQEEGARNHAGRYRIREWGAIDRGWIERNLRQIKAVLEYP
- a CDS encoding YgjP-like metallopeptidase domain-containing protein, with amino-acid sequence MTALKYLQAYPANLQDQVRQLIAENRLGDYLSQRYPGRHDVQSDKALYGYALDLKQEYLRNAPAIDKVLFDNRLDLTHRALGLHTTVSRVQGGKLKAKKEIRIASLFKEAAPEFLKMIVVHELAHFKESDHNKAFYKLCDHMLPGYHQIEFDLRVYLTWRDMQ
- a CDS encoding bifunctional diguanylate cyclase/phosphodiesterase; its protein translation is MECAQPTPGEGSSVLLIVDDYPENLISMRALLQRQDWQVMTAASGFEALSLLLEHEVDLVLLDVQMPGMDGYEVARLMRGSQRTRLTPIIFLTANEQSQDAVIKGYASGAVDYLFKPFDPQILKPKVQALLEHQRNRRALQRLSQDLESARAFNASVLDNAAEGILVLAEDGLIRFANPAISRLLNAPVKELEGQEFLDYLQKPHIPLWADSEFYASYKRGETLRLHDALLRTAPGQQVPVALSCAPLPSEQHAMVVTVLDMSVVRHLHQQLEFQAVTDPLTGLLNRRGFYQTVENLLLRGERTDSSWVLMYLDLDGFKRVNDSLGHDAGDRVLRWVSEQLKACLRPFDILARMGGDEFTALLDLEFPEQAAKIAEKLIERVSICQQIEGMDIALGASIGIATYPDCGSNLDGLMRASDIAMYEAKRAGRQQYRFYDHEMNGRARSRLMLEESVRNAIENRDFNLVYQPQVAIGDGRIRGFEALLRWQHPSVGDVPPGLFLPLLEEATLISRLGSWIYHRSAGQRKAWESEFSKDLVLGVSLSNTQFGLPNLVTELRQVLERHGLQPHQMEVEVTEEALTVNPDETRKQLRLLRNLGVRVALDDFGSGSCSLSHLRDLELDTLKLDRHLIARLPDSSRDASLVRSVIELCKEYGLLVIAEGVETVEQYQWLQAHGCEYVQGFLVARPLVAEDATRFAEPFDWSALAG
- a CDS encoding polysaccharide lyase family 7 protein — its product is MIDLATWNLSVPVGSPPYTVETSKLVNGFKDQYFHSDTGTLFFWSPVTGSKTENAIYPRTELRETYSNGTLRNWYYPDADNLLRATLSVNKVPSSGKIVIGQIHAYESQKPMLKLEYQYKDKTETGNLVIKLRTHPDQDESRVITLATGIKLNREFNYLIHLSPGGALGVSAAGYQWDSQISATWRNKPLYFKAGVYVQDNTGYTSEGGQVTFSKLDIDHDK
- a CDS encoding DUF6124 family protein: MFKPTPNPPETDPVSPYESPDSKKLNEAAERALDHYLCPGARIMATVNEPDPMYFANPAYNTESLLANASETLGSASEMLNNFAASLTPADRKTAIGIAQLVMLGELAVNQALDHVEIAK